In Pseudoalteromonas piratica, the following proteins share a genomic window:
- a CDS encoding mechanosensitive ion channel family protein, which translates to MFEQLKYWLNYPLFKFNERVITLIEVLAVPLWIIASVWFSHFLIKLIGKRLTKKNKDPNIVHLVQRILYVIALAIIFMTTLSMVNVPITAFAFLSGAIAIGFGFGAQNIINNFISGWILMGEKPIRIGDFLEVEGVKGVVEEINTRSTRIRRVDGVHMLIPNSKLLENTVTNWTLRDKLVRGTVAVGVAYGTDCKKVKEIMLAVANAQPETLNEDGRAPLVFFQDFGDNSLLFEVYFWINSQVEGGLRLVASNIRFELDEAFKAADITIAFPQRDIHLDGTLNIVNQQSNS; encoded by the coding sequence ATGTTTGAACAACTTAAATATTGGTTGAATTACCCACTATTTAAATTTAATGAACGTGTTATCACATTAATTGAAGTATTAGCTGTACCACTTTGGATAATTGCCAGTGTGTGGTTTTCGCACTTTTTAATTAAATTAATTGGCAAACGTTTAACTAAAAAGAACAAAGATCCGAATATTGTTCATTTAGTACAGCGAATTTTATATGTTATCGCGTTAGCTATCATCTTTATGACGACGTTGTCGATGGTCAACGTGCCAATTACCGCCTTTGCATTTTTATCCGGTGCTATCGCGATTGGTTTCGGTTTCGGTGCACAAAATATTATTAACAACTTTATCAGTGGCTGGATTTTAATGGGCGAAAAGCCTATTCGTATAGGCGACTTTCTCGAAGTTGAAGGCGTAAAAGGTGTGGTTGAAGAGATCAATACACGTTCAACGCGAATTCGTCGCGTTGACGGTGTTCACATGCTTATTCCAAACAGTAAATTACTTGAAAATACGGTGACTAACTGGACGCTTAGAGACAAATTGGTGCGCGGTACTGTTGCTGTTGGAGTGGCCTATGGTACCGATTGTAAAAAGGTCAAAGAAATCATGTTAGCAGTGGCCAATGCGCAGCCAGAAACCCTCAATGAAGATGGCAGAGCACCACTGGTTTTTTTCCAAGATTTTGGCGACAACTCTCTGCTATTTGAGGTGTATTTTTGGATTAATTCGCAGGTTGAGGGCGGCTTACGATTAGTAGCAAGTAATATACGCTTTGAATTAGATGAAGCCTTTAAAGCAGCGGATATCACTATCGCTTTTCCACAGCGTGATATTCACCTTGATGGCACGCTGAACATTGTAAATCAGCAGTCAAATTCCTAG